Proteins from one Deinococcus actinosclerus genomic window:
- a CDS encoding EAL domain-containing protein: MTSAAFTAVQAALSDLMRVHTPRATLLASLGDEVFRVRADTPPERAGTDLVPPDEWFERGEMTWLTRDGSLLGLLWQEGPPPPDAAVQVLTLLLAAARTEGAHRDTEVLITQLPVATAWLTDELTVRKVSRPFLELFGLTEPDVHGRPVHEVFHDRPALVQALTQAGAGRSVRLPDEQVTQGAQRLWIRGEARPYFGAAAAGVMLTLQDVTGEYERAARVSALLDTDAPAALLADSGAVLQASQGFLALLPAGAPVVTGAPLWSWSCFANVPSEPVRDLVQLAATGGAARADVQLAGGGSLNLRVRRTSEPGLLVAEGEASAREGRAPLGVMSQVLALSEDATILVDHAGRAQLVSERAATLLGVEAARLVGLAVTRVISEMGVKIFTPEGEPISLPDWKDVPLPLRREVLLALPDGTVRQMELRATGVGGEAGGARGSVLLTLRDLTALRRAQAKIRHDARHDALTGLLNRTGMREALTRQDAPGAAVCLDIDGFSELNAALGRTACDRVLIQLAARLNDLSSETRGLSARLADDSFVVFMPGLGVAEALNRAEAVLDSPLRVGQRDVQLTAALGVADRQADAPGDGVLASAEVAMQHAKRQGRAQRSVYRPVLRDEVARAFELEEALRGALDRDQFTLLYQPALSLKRGRAQSAEALLRWNHPTLGLLAPAHFLELASRSELITHVSEWVVQEAVLGRQAVRASLPERHANWSVSVNLGLEELRRSAGLRRLLPLLSAEGAPDIEVSAGSLLDHSQETLGLLEQLRSLGARLSVDDFGDGASSLAALTRFPLSAVKLHPTLTARLPDDEKTLTLVQGTIDLAHNLGLKVVAVGVETADQLGVLRELGCDAAQGYAITPPLSGEHLIDWLRDH, encoded by the coding sequence GTGACTTCCGCAGCCTTCACCGCCGTTCAGGCCGCCCTGAGTGACCTGATGCGCGTCCATACGCCCCGCGCGACCCTGCTGGCCTCGCTGGGGGACGAGGTGTTCCGCGTGCGCGCCGACACGCCGCCCGAACGGGCCGGTACGGACCTCGTGCCGCCCGACGAGTGGTTCGAACGCGGGGAGATGACCTGGCTGACCCGCGACGGGTCGCTGCTGGGCCTGCTGTGGCAGGAGGGCCCCCCGCCCCCGGACGCGGCGGTGCAGGTGCTCACGCTGCTGCTGGCCGCGGCGCGCACCGAGGGCGCACACCGCGACACCGAGGTGCTGATCACGCAGCTGCCGGTCGCCACCGCCTGGCTGACCGACGAGCTGACCGTACGCAAGGTCAGCCGGCCCTTCCTGGAACTGTTCGGGCTGACCGAGCCGGACGTGCACGGCCGCCCTGTCCACGAGGTCTTCCATGACCGCCCGGCGCTCGTGCAGGCCCTGACGCAGGCGGGCGCGGGCCGCTCGGTGCGCCTGCCCGACGAGCAGGTCACGCAGGGCGCCCAGCGCCTGTGGATCCGGGGCGAGGCCCGGCCCTACTTCGGGGCGGCCGCAGCCGGGGTCATGCTCACGCTGCAGGACGTCACGGGCGAATACGAACGCGCCGCGCGCGTCTCGGCGCTGCTGGACACCGATGCGCCCGCCGCGCTGCTCGCCGACTCGGGGGCCGTGTTGCAGGCCAGTCAGGGCTTCCTGGCGCTGCTGCCGGCCGGGGCGCCCGTCGTGACCGGCGCGCCCCTGTGGTCGTGGTCCTGCTTCGCGAACGTTCCCTCCGAGCCGGTGCGGGATCTGGTGCAGCTCGCGGCGACCGGCGGGGCGGCCCGCGCGGACGTGCAGCTGGCCGGGGGCGGCAGCCTGAATCTGCGGGTGCGGCGCACCTCCGAACCCGGCCTGCTGGTCGCCGAGGGTGAGGCCAGCGCCCGCGAGGGCCGCGCGCCCCTGGGCGTCATGAGTCAGGTGCTGGCGCTGTCCGAGGACGCCACCATCCTGGTGGACCACGCCGGGCGCGCGCAGCTCGTCAGTGAACGCGCCGCGACGCTGCTGGGCGTGGAGGCCGCGCGGCTGGTGGGGCTGGCGGTCACCCGCGTGATCAGCGAGATGGGCGTCAAGATCTTCACGCCGGAGGGCGAACCGATCAGCCTGCCGGACTGGAAGGACGTGCCGCTGCCGCTGCGGCGCGAGGTGCTGCTGGCCCTGCCGGACGGCACGGTCCGCCAGATGGAACTGCGCGCCACGGGCGTGGGCGGCGAGGCCGGGGGCGCGCGCGGCAGCGTCCTGCTGACCCTGCGCGACCTGACCGCGCTGCGCCGCGCCCAGGCCAAGATCCGCCACGACGCCCGCCACGACGCCCTGACCGGGCTCCTCAACCGCACCGGCATGCGTGAGGCCCTGACCCGGCAGGACGCGCCGGGCGCCGCCGTGTGCCTGGATATCGACGGGTTTTCCGAACTGAACGCCGCGCTGGGGCGCACCGCCTGCGACCGCGTGCTCATTCAGCTGGCCGCGCGCCTGAACGACCTGAGCAGCGAGACGCGCGGCCTGTCGGCCCGCCTGGCCGACGATTCCTTCGTGGTGTTCATGCCGGGGCTGGGCGTGGCCGAGGCCCTCAACCGGGCCGAGGCGGTGCTGGACAGTCCGCTGCGGGTCGGGCAGCGCGACGTGCAGCTCACGGCCGCCCTGGGCGTCGCCGACCGGCAGGCCGACGCGCCGGGAGACGGCGTGCTGGCCAGCGCCGAGGTCGCCATGCAGCACGCCAAGCGTCAGGGCCGCGCGCAGCGCAGTGTCTACCGCCCGGTGCTGCGCGACGAGGTGGCCCGCGCCTTCGAGCTGGAAGAGGCGCTGCGCGGCGCGCTGGACCGGGATCAGTTCACGCTGCTGTACCAGCCCGCCCTGTCCCTGAAGCGCGGCCGGGCGCAGAGTGCCGAGGCGCTGCTGCGCTGGAACCATCCCACGCTGGGTCTGCTGGCCCCGGCGCACTTCCTGGAACTGGCCAGCCGCAGTGAACTGATCACCCATGTCAGCGAGTGGGTGGTGCAGGAGGCAGTCCTGGGCCGCCAGGCGGTGCGGGCGTCGCTGCCCGAGCGCCACGCCAACTGGTCGGTCAGCGTGAACCTGGGCCTGGAGGAACTGCGCCGCTCGGCGGGCCTGCGCCGTCTGCTGCCGCTGCTGTCCGCCGAGGGGGCGCCCGACATCGAGGTGAGTGCCGGCAGCCTGCTCGACCACAGCCAGGAGACCCTGGGGCTGCTCGAACAGCTGCGCTCGCTGGGCGCGCGCCTGAGCGTGGACGATTTCGGGGACGGCGCCAGCAGCCTGGCGGCCCTGACCCGCTTCCCGCTGAGCGCCGTGAAACTGCACCCCACGCTGACCGCCCGCCTGCCGGACGACGAGAAGACCCTGACGCTGGTGCAGGGCACCATCGACCTGGCGCACAACCTGGGGCTCAAGGTGGTGGCGGTGGGGGTGGAGACGGCCGATCAGCTGGGCGTGCTGCGCGAGCTGGGCTGCGACGCCGCGCAGGGGTACGCGATCACGCCGCCCCTGTCCGGCGAGCACCTGATCGACTGGCTGCGCGACCACTGA
- a CDS encoding S4 domain-containing protein produces the protein MTFKLATLIAQARGGRVIRTPFLDGDDIDRRLLNDPEVRHRIAGGFPDARRVVLTLHPAHIPEVDSGVTVYRVTPQEGGPAWDAQDFAVQLRRLGLDEAGLGDLREERGGFLIAATGKAAQQIADLTSLGGRDVDVEPVGESAGKGSKVREVVVPSMRVDVVGAKGFGVSRAYFQQGIDGGKVRLNGQPARASSEIREGDSLAADGLGRIDFKRVVNETRRGNYKVELDVHR, from the coding sequence ATGACCTTCAAGCTTGCCACCCTGATTGCCCAGGCCCGCGGCGGCCGCGTGATCCGCACGCCGTTCCTGGACGGCGACGACATCGACCGGCGCCTCCTGAACGACCCGGAGGTGCGCCACCGCATCGCCGGCGGCTTCCCGGACGCGCGGCGCGTGGTGCTGACCCTGCACCCCGCGCACATCCCCGAGGTGGACAGCGGCGTGACCGTGTACCGCGTGACCCCGCAGGAGGGCGGCCCCGCGTGGGACGCGCAGGACTTCGCGGTGCAGCTCAGGCGGCTGGGCCTGGACGAGGCGGGCCTGGGTGACCTGCGCGAGGAGCGCGGCGGTTTCCTGATCGCCGCGACCGGCAAGGCCGCGCAGCAGATCGCCGACCTGACCAGCCTGGGCGGGCGCGACGTGGATGTCGAACCGGTCGGCGAGAGCGCCGGGAAGGGCAGCAAGGTGCGTGAGGTCGTGGTGCCCAGCATGCGCGTGGACGTCGTGGGCGCCAAGGGCTTCGGCGTGAGCCGCGCGTACTTCCAGCAGGGCATCGACGGCGGCAAGGTCCGCCTGAACGGCCAGCCCGCCCGGGCCAGCAGCGAGATCCGCGAGGGCGACAGTCTCGCCGCCGACGGCCTGGGCCGCATCGACTTCAAGCGCGTGGTGAACGAGACGCGGCGCGGCAACTACAAGGTCGAACTCGACGTCCACCGATGA